From Budorcas taxicolor isolate Tak-1 chromosome 19, Takin1.1, whole genome shotgun sequence, the proteins below share one genomic window:
- the LOC128064747 gene encoding peptidyl-prolyl cis-trans isomerase A-like: protein MCQGGDFICHKGSGGKSIYGENFDDEHFILKHMGPGILSMANVGPNTNDSQFFICTVKTDCLDGKHVVLGKVKEGMNIVEDMECLGSWNGKISKITIADCGQIS from the coding sequence ATGTGCCAGGGTGGTGACTTCATATGCCATAAAGGCTCTGGTGGCAAGTCCATCTATGGGGAGAATTTTGATGATGAGCATTTCATCCTGAAGCATATGGGTCCTGGCATCTTGTCCATGGCAAACGTTGGCCCCAACACAAATGATTCCCAGTTTTTCATCTGCACTGTCAAGACTGATTGCTTGGATGGCAAGCATGTGGTCCTTGGCAAGGTGAAAGAGGGCATGAATATTGTAGAAGACATGGAGTGCCTTGGATCCTGGAATGGCAAGATCAGCAAGATCACCATTGCTGACTGTGGACAAATCTCATAA